The sequence TCAAGCGCGCTTTTGCCTTTATACTCTACGACCGATTTCCGACCGGTCTGAGCGCACCTTCGTACTCCTCCGTTACTCTTTAGGAGGAGACCGCCCCAGTCAAACTACCCACCATACACTGTCCTCGATCCGGATAACGGACCAGAGTTAGAACCTCAAAGTTGCCAGGGTGGTATTTCAAGGATGGCTCCACGCGAACTGGCGTCCACGCTTCAAAGCCTCCCACCTATCCTACACAAGCAAATTCAAAGTCCAGTGCAAAGCTATAGTAAAGGTTCACGGGGTCTTTCCGTCTAGCCGCGGATACACTGCATCTTCACAGCGATTTCAATTTCACTGAGTCTCGGGTGGAGACAGCGCCGCCATCGTTACGCCATTCGTGCAGGTCGGAACTTACCCGACAAGGAATTTCGCTACCTTAGGACCGTTATAGTTACGGCCGCCGTTTACCGGGGCTTCGATCAAGAGCTTCGCTTGCGCTAACCCCATCAATTAACCTTCCGGCACCGGGCAGGCGTCACACCCTATACGTCCACTTTCGTGTTTGCAGAGTGCTGTGTTTTTAATAAACAGTCGCAGCGGCCTGGTATCTTCGACCGGCATGAGCTTACGGGGTAAACCCTTCACCCTCACCGGCGCACCTTCTCCCGAAGTTACGGTGCCATTTTGCCTAGTTCCTTCACCCGAGTTCTCTCAAGCGCCTTGGTATTCTCTACCCAACCACCTGTGTCGGTTTGGGGTACGGTTCCTAGTTACCTGAAGCTTAGAGGCTTTTCCTGGAAGCATGGCATCAACCACTTCTCCTTCTAAAAGAAGGATCGTCATCAGTTCTCGGCATTAAGACCCCGGATTTACCTAAGATCTCTGCCTACCACCTTAAACTTGGACAACCAACGCCAAGCTGGCCTAGCCTTCTCCGTCCCCCCATCGCAGTAACTAGAAGTACGGGAATATTAACCCGTTTCCCATCGACTACGCTCTTCAGCCTCGCCTTAGGGACCGACTCACCCTGCGTCGATTAACGTTGCGCAGGAACCCTTGGTCTTTCGGCGTGCGAGTTTTTCACTCGCATTGTCGTTACTCATGTCAGCATTCGCACTTCTGATACCTCCAGCAAGCTTCTCAACTCACCTTCACAGGCTTACAGAACGCTCCTCTACCGCTCATCTTGCGATGAACCCGTAGCTTCGGTACCTGGTTTGAGCCCCGTTACATCTTCCGCGCAGGCCGACTCGACTAGTGAGCTATTACGCTTTCTTTAAAGGATGGCTGCTTCTAAGCCAACCTCCTAGCTGTCTAAGCCTTCCCACATCGTTTCCCACTTAACCAGGATTTTGGGACCTTAGCTGACGGTCTGGGTTGTTTCCCTTTTCACGACGGACGTTAGCACCCGCCGTGTGTCTCCCGTGCTGACACTTGCTGGTATTCGGAGTTTGCATCGGTTTGGTAAGTCGGGATGACCCCCTAGCCGAAACAGTGCTCTACCCCCAGCAGTGATACACGAGGCGCTACCTAAATAGCTTTCGAGGAGAACCAGCTATCTCCGAGCTTGATTAGCCTTTCACTCCGATCCACAGGTCATCCGCTAACTTTTCAACGGTAGTCGGTTCGGTCCTCCAGTTAGTGTTACCCAACCTTCAACCTGCCCATGGATAGATCGCCCGGTTTCGGGTCTATTCCCAGCGACTAGACGCCCTATTAAGACTCGCTTTCGCTACGCCTCCCCTATTCGGTTAAGCTCGCCACTGAAAATAAGTCGCTGACCCATTATACAAAAGGTACGCAGTCACCTAACAAAGTAGGCTCCCACTGCTTGTACGCATACGGTTTCAGGTTCTATTTCACTCCCCTCTCCGGGGTTCTTTTCGCCTTTCCCTCACGGTACTGGTTCACTATCGGTCAGTCAGTAGTATTTAGCCTTGGAGGATGGTCCCCCCATATTCAGACAAAGTTTCTCGTGCTCCGTCCTACTCGATTTCACTTCTAAGATCCTTTCGCGTACAGGGCTATCACCCACTATGGCCGCACTTTCCAGAGCGTTCCGCTAAAATCAAAGAAGCTTAAGGGCTAGTCCCCGTTCGCTCGCCACTACTAAGGGAATCTCGGTTGATTTCTTTTCCTCAGGGTACTTAGATGTTTCAGTTCCCCTGGTTCGCCTCACACACCTATGTATTCAGTGTGTGATAACCATCTTATGATGGCTGGGTTCCCCCATTCAGACATCTCCGGATCACAGTCTGTTTGCCGACTCCCCGAAGCTTTTCGCAGGCTACCACGTCTTTCATCGCCTCTGACTGCCAAGGCATCCACCGTATGCGCTTCTTCACTTGACCATATAACCCCAAGCAATCTGGTTACTGTCTATAACGTGAAGACGACATTCGCCGAAAATCCGCATTTCGCTCTCTCGAGCAACTCGCAAATTTTACCTTGACTTGAATAATCATCAGTGAAAATGATTACCCAAATCTACTTCTATCACATACCCAAATTTTTAAAGAACAGTTACTGGCGCAAAGACCAGAAATCAATACACTCATCCGAGTCTATTCATTTCTGTGCTTTCAGCGATTATCGAGTTAATGGTGGAGCCAAGCGGGATCGAACCGCTGACCTCCTGCGTGCAAAGCAGGCGCTCTCCCAGCTGAGCTATGGCCCCATCTACAGATCGGCCACATCCCATGACAATTGGTGGGTCTGGGCAGATTCGAACTGCCGACCTCACCCTTATCAGGGGTGCGCTCTAACCAACTGAGCTACAGACCCAATCGTCTCTCTCGGGTCGAAACCCAATCGCTTTTCGCTAGTGAATCAAGCAATTCGTGTGGGAACTTATGAAGAAGCTGAAGTCTTCGATTAAGGAGGTGATCCAGCCGCAGGTTCCCCTACGGCTACCTTGTTACGACTTCACCCCAGTCATGAATCACTCCGTGGTAACCGTCCTCCCGAAGGTTAGACTAGCTACTTCTGGAGCAACCCACTCCCATGGTGTGACGGGCGGTGTGTACAAGGCCCGGGAACGTATTCACCGTGACATTCTGATTCACGATTACTAGCGATTCCGACTTCACGCAGTCGAGTTGCAGACTGCGATCCGGACTACGATCGGTTTTATGGGATTAGCTCCACCTCGCGGCTTGGCAACCCTTTGTACCGACCATTGTAGCACGTGTGTAGCCCAGGCCGTAAGGGCCATGATGACTTGACGTCATCCCCACCTTCCTCCGGTTTGTCACCGGCAGTCTCCTTAGAGTGCCCACCATCACGTGCTGGTAACTAAGGACAAGGGTTGCGCTCGTTACGGGACTTAACCCAACATCTCACGACACGAGCTGACGACAGCCATGCAGCACCTGTGTCAGAGTTCCCGAAGGCACCAATCCATCTCTGGAAAGTTCTCTGCATGTCAAGGCCTGGTAAGGTTCTTCGCGTTGCTTCGAATTAAACCACATGCTCCACCGCTTGTGCGGGCCCCCGTCAATTCATTTGAGTTTTAACCTTGCGGCCGTACTCCCCAGGCGGTCGACTTAATGCGTTAGCTGCGCCACTAAGATCTCAAGGATCCCAACGGCTAGTCGACATCGTTTACGGCGTGGACTACCAGGGTATCTAATCCTGTTTGCTCCCCACGCTTTCGCACCTCAGTGTCAGTATTAGCCCAGGTGGTCGCCTTCGCCACTGGTGTTCCTTCCTATATCTACGCATTTCACCGCTACACAGGAAATTCCACCACCCTCTGCCATACTCTAGCTTGCCAGTTTTGGATGCAGTTCCCAGGTTGAGCCCGGGGCTTTCACATCCAACTTAACAAACCACCTACGCGCGCTTTACGCCCAGTAATTCCGATTAACGCTTGCACCCTTCGTATTACCGCGGCTGCTGGCACGAAGTTAGCCGGTGCTTATTCTGTCGGTAACGTCAAAACAGCAAGGTATTAACTTACTGCCCTTCCTCCCAACTTAAAGTGCTTTACAATCCGAAGACCTTCTTCACACACGCGGCATGGCTGGATCAGGCTTTCGCCCATTGTCCAATATTCCCCACTGCTGCCTCCCGTAGGAGTCTGGACCGTGTCTCAGTTCCAGTGTGACTGATCATCCTCTCAGACCAGTTACGGATCGTCGCCTTGGTGAGCCATTACCTCACCAACTAGCTAATCCGACCTAGGCTCATCTGATAGCGCAAGGCCCGAAGGTCCCCTGCTTTCTCCCGTAGGACGTATGCGGTATTAGCGTTCCTTTCGAAACGTTGCCCCCCACTACCAGGCAGATTCCTAGGCATTACTCACCCGTCCGCCGCTGAATCATGGAGCAAGCTCCACTCATCCGCTCGACTTGCATGTGTTAGGCCTGCCGCCAGCGTTCAATCTGAGCCATGATCAAACTCTTCAGTTCAATACTGCTTGGGTTTTGAGAAAACCCTAAACTTGGCTCAGCAATCGCAATCTCATCTCCTAAAAGATGAGCACTCAATGATTTCTCGTTGAGTATTTGTGATGCTGATAATCTTGCTGACTACCAGTCTTACCTCACAAGCACCCACACGAATTGCTTGATTCAGTTGTTAAAGAGCGTTTCGATCAAGTCTTTCGTCTCAACCGAGGCCGCGCATTCTACAGCAGCCTTGTGTCTCGTCAAGCTGTTTTTGAAGAAGTTTTTCTTTCTTCTCAACCGCTTGCGCTTCCGATCAACCTGGCGTCTCTCGTCAGCGGGAGGCGAATCATACAGCGTTCAAAACCGCTGTCAACCACCTCTTTTACCGCCTCCGATCAACCCGACCGAAGCTGCCAACAGCGCTCAACCACCACCCCGTCAGCCCGGCGCATTCTACTCGAATTTGCCGTCCGTGCAAGCCCTTATTTTCGCTAACTTCTTGATTTACAAGAGGTTTCGCCTAAGGCCTGCGCCGGAGAAGGTGCGCATTATAGGGGCTATGATTATTACGTCAACGGTTGTTTCATCTTTCTCTAGGGAAATCGCACCTATATATATAGGCAGGGATACTCAGTGGCGAGGAGCCGTCTCGCCAGGCCGCCTGCGGCAACTCAGACATACGACAGCCGGACCAAAATTCGGAACCTAAGTTCACCGACAGCTCATCTCCAAAAGCCAACCACTCCTCAGTTTGGACACCCACCCAGCCCCGTCGGCCGTCACTACGCCCTAGTTGTAAACTGCTTCACAGTCGACCTGTGCTTTGCTGCTTAGCATTCGCCCCTCGTTGGACGTGCAGGTATGGCACGTCGCAAGTCGTTGCGCATGAAGCGCCCCTGCTGCAGCAATGCATAAGAGCAGGCTTTAGTTGAGTCATGGAATGACGTTTTCTAGCAAGCTAGCCGCCCAGATTATGGCGGTAGCAAAAACTCCAATCACAGCGACCTCCTTCGCAGGCGATGATATTCGCTACGCTGCCGAGTACGAGGTCTTGGAGCAGGAGTTAGCCAAAGCAGCATCGCTGCATGCCGCCGGCACCGTCGACTGGGAAGCCGTACGCGAGGGTAGCGAAAGCCTGCTAATCACCCAGACGAAGGACTTGCGCATTGCTGCGTGGCTGACCTGGGGCCTTTACCAACGCGATTCGTTCCTCGGACTGCATGCCGGCCTCGCCATGCTAGGCTTTCTCTGCCGCGACCATTGGGAAGACATCCATCCCCGCAAGAACCGCACCCGTGCGGCGGCGATCAGCTGGTTGGTGCCGCGCATGGAGCAGGTGCTGGCTGACCATGTGCCGATGGGCGAACAGCTTCCTCTGTTCGAGCAGATTACGCTCGAGCTGCGTGGCCTCAAGGCCTCTCTTGCCAAACACCTCGGAGCACAGGCGCCGCTTCTTTTACCTCTATGCCGTCGTCTGGAAGACATGGTCAAGCGCGCTGGTGCCGCCCATCCGCAGCCCGGCCCTGTTGGTGCGGCCATCGCCCAGGTCAAGCAGGCAGCGGCACAAGTGTTCACCGCAACCACCCCGGTCGAGCACGAGAAGGAGGCGCACAAGAGCTTGCGCAGTCTGCAGGACCAGGGCCGCCCTTTATGCAGTTGGTGGCTCAAGCAGAAAGCCACGGATCTCAAGCCATTGCGCTTGGCCCGTACGTTGCTATGGCTGTCAATCGACAGCCTACCGGAACGCAACGCCGAACAAATCACCGCCCTGCGCGGCGTTCCGGCAGACAAACTCGCCAGCTATCGCGAACGCTTCGCCCAAGGACTCTATGCCGACCTTCTAGCGGATCTGGAAGCCAGCATCACGCGCGCGCCCTTCTGGCTCGATGGGCAGCGCCTGGCCTGGGAATGCCTGAGCGAACTTGACGCCGAACAGGCGATGCGTGAGGTGGAAATCCAGCTTGCGTTGTTCCTGCAGCGCATGCCGGGCCTCGACGAGTTGCGTTTCCATGACGGCGTTCCCTTCGCCGACGCTGAAACCCGCGCCTGGATCAGCGCCAGGGTGATGCCGCACCTACAACCGGCACAGCCACCAAGCGAAGCGCTTAACAACCAGGGCGGCACGACGCCCGCCTGGGAAGAGGCCCTGCAGGAAGTTCTGCCACACCTGCGCAAAGACGGCCTCAAGAGCGCAGTGCAAAAGCTCAAGCTCGGGCTTAACCAGGCACGAGGCGGGCGTGAACGTTTCTTCTGGCAGCTGACCCTCGCCCGGCTGTGCTTCCAAGCCAAGAAATACGATCTGGCCAAGACCCAACTCGAATCGCTCGATCAGACGCTGCAGGCCTCCGGCCTCGGCGACTGGGAACCCGATCTCGCCCTTGAGGTGCTGCGCCTGTTGCATAGCTGTTGTGAGCTGCTGCCGCAGAACCACGCCGTGCGTGAAAGCAAGGATGAGATTTACCGCAGGCTGTGCCACCTCGATCTCGAAGTGGTACTCGATTAGGCCCCCGGGCCGTAAACGCAAAGGAGAAGACCCATGGCCAAAGAAGGCTCGGTAGCCCCCAAAGAACGCATCAATGTCACCTTCAAGCCAGCCACCGGCGGCGCTCAGGAAGAACTGGAGCTGCCATTGAAGTTGATGGTGCTCGGTGACTTCACCCAGCGCGCCGACGATCGCAAGATCGAGGACCGCAAGCCGATCTCCATCGATAAAAACAGCTTCGACGAGGTCCTGGCCAAGCAGGAGCTGAACCTCACCTTCTCAGTACCGAACCGTTTGCAGAACCAGCCCACCGATGAAGAGCTGGGCGTGCAGCTGAACATCAACTCGATGAAAGACTTCAACCCGGCCAACCTGGTCGATCAAGTTCCGGAACTGAAAAAGCTGATGGAACTGCGCGACGCTCTGGTCGCCCTGAAAGGCCCGCTGGGTAACGCTCCAGCCTTCCGCAAAGCGATCGAAAGCGTTCTTGCTGACGACGACTCGCGCGACCGCGTACTCGGTGAGCTGGGCCTCGCCGCGAAAGAACAACTGGACGCCTGAATCATCCGACAAGGAAAGCCAACACAATGAGCACTAGCGCAGCAGCCGTCGAAAGCGGCAACAACCTCGCCGAGATCGGCATCCTCGACCGCATCATCGCCGAAACTAAATTGACGCCCGATGACGAGGCCTATGACATCGCCAAGCGCGGCGTATCGGCCTTCATCGAAGAGCTTCTGAAGCCACAGAACGAGCACGAGCCGGTCAAGAAGGCGATGGTCGACCGCATGATTGCGGAAATCGACGCCAAGCTCAGCCGTCAGATGGACGAGATCCTCCATCACCAGCAGTTCCAGGCGCTGGAATCCTCCTGGCGCGGCCTCAAGCTGCTGGTCGATCGCACCAATTTCCGCGAGAACATCAAGCTCGAAGTGCTCAACGCCTCCAAGCAGGATCTGCTCGACGACTTCGAGGACAGCCCGGAAGTGGTCCAGTCCGGCCTGTACAAGCACATCTATACCGCCGAGTACGGCCAGTTCGGCGGTCAGCCGGTCGGCGCCCTGATCGCCAACTACTTCTTCGATCCGAGCGCACCGGACATCAAGACGATGCAATACGTCGCCTCGGTCGCCAGCATGTCCCACGCGCCCTTCATCGCCGCGGCTGGCCCGAAGTTCTTCGGTCTGGAAAGCTTCACCGGCCTGCCGGACCTCAAGGACCTCAAGGATCATTTCGAAGGCCCCCAGTTCGCCAAATGGCAAAGCTTCCGCGAGCAGGAAGACGCCCGTTACGTCGGCCTGACCGTTCCACGCTTCCTGCTACGTAACCCCTATGATCCTGAAGACAACCCGGTCAAATCCTTCGTCTACAAGGAAAACGTCGCCAACAGCCACGAGCATTACCTGTGGGGCAACACCGCCTACACCTTCGCCAGCCGTCTGACCGACAGCTTCGCCAAGTTCCGCTGGTGCCCGAACATCATCGGCCCGCAGAGCGGTGGCGCGGTGGAAGACCTCCCCCTGCACCACTTCGAGAGCATGGGCGAAATCGAAACCAAAATCCCGACCGAAGTTCTTGTTTCCGACCGCCGTGAATACGAGCTGGCCGAAGAAGGCTTTATCGCCCTGACCATGCGCAAGGGCAGTGACAACGCTGCGTTCTTCTCGGCCAACTCGGCGCAGAAGCCGAAGTTCTTCGGCAACAGCGAAGAAGGCAAGAACGCCGAGCTCAACTACAAGCTCGGCACTCAGCTGCCCTACCTGTTCATCGTCAACCGCCTGGCGCACTACCTCAAGGTGCTGCAGCGCGAGCAGATCGGCGCCTGGAAAGAGCGCACCGACCTGGAACTGGAGCTGAACAAGTGGATCCGCCAGTACGTGGCAGACCAAGAGAACCCAAGCTCCGAAGTCCGTAGCCGTCGTCCGCTGCGCGCCGCCCAAGTAGTGGTCAGCGATGTCGATGGTGAGCCGGGCTGGTACCGCGTCAGCCTGAACGTCCGCCCACACTTCAAGTACATGGGTGCCGATTTCACCCTGTCGCTGGTTGGCAAGCTGGACAAGGAGTGAGGTTCTGCCCATGAACAAGACACACCGGCGTTGCAGCCCAGAAGCGCGCCAGGCAAGACGCGAGCTCCGTGGTTTGGTGACCCCAAACGAGGGGCGAGCAACGCAGCATAGCGCGCTTCTGGGCGCCCCCCTTCGGGACGCGCGCGTTTTTGCGCATTGCTGCGTCACGCCGAGCTCGTGGGCAGGCAGCACACGTCGCTCGCCCTCCCTGGCTCTGCGCGAAAACGCGCAGCGTCGCCACCGTGTTTTGTTCGTGGGAAGAACCTGAGATGGCCTACGGCAGCCTTTTCGAGCGCCTCGGTGGTGACACCGACAAGCGCGCCGGCTGGAGTCGCGAAGTCGCGGCGATGGCTTCGGTGGCTGCCCATCTGGCCAAAATGCTCAGCACCCGGGCGGGCAGCGTGCAAACGTTGCCTGACTACGGGTTGCCCGATCTGAACGACATGCGCCTGTCGCTGCACGACTCGCTGCAACAGGCGCGTATCGCCATCGAACGTTTCATCGAAGCGTTCGAACCCCGCTTGAGCCAGGTCCGGGTGATATCGCTACCCCGCGACCACGACCCGCTAAGCCTGTCGTTTGCCATCGAAGGCCTGCTAGAAGTCGACGGCTTCAGGCGGCATGTGAGTTTTTCCGCGAGCCTGGATGGCAGCGGACAAGTGAAAGTCCACTAAGGAGAGCCTGATGTCCGGTAAACCCGCAGCCCGCCTGGGCGACCCCACCGATTGCCCGAAAAAAGGCCACGGCACCAACCCGATAGCAGCCGGCTCTCCCGACGTCCTGTTCGACGGCATGCCCGCCGCGCGCATGGGCGACCCGACCTCCTGTGGCAGCGCGCTGGTCAGCGCGACTATCCCCACGGTTCTCATCAACGGCAAACCGGCCACTACGGTCGGTACCACCGGAGATCACGGCAATCCGGTGACCGCAGGGTCCGGGACGGTAGTAATCGGTACGAGCGGCGGTGGGGCGTTCTGACAAATGAACATTTTTGCACGCCTCCTAAAGAAGAAAGCTTCTGCTCAGCGAGAGCTGGGTCCAGAAGTCGATATCAAGCTCAAGCCACTGCGGCCTTTTTACCCTCCTCGCAGGCTGTTCATTCCTGAAGCTATGCGCCGTTACCCGAGAGTCGTCTCTCTAGCAGCCAACGGCTTGGGTGCTTATTCACTGGATGCGCATGTCACCGCCGACATAATTTCCAGCGTGCAGCGGCAGATTGAAAAGTTTGGTTTTCTGGGACGCCTTCAGACCGGCTGCTTCCAGACCCACCTTCAGGATCAAGAGGCGATATCGCTGCAAGCAGAGCCGCTCGGCGGTGGATTCACCCTTCTGCTGGTGAGCAACAGCATTGACCTGCTTGAAGCGCTGCCCGACTTATCGCCTCCCGCGCCATGGCAAGCGTTTCCCGGAGTCGATGCAAGGGGCCTGGGCAGCCGAGAAGGCAGCCTCGACTACTGGTGGCGGCATTACTGGTGGCCTTATTGGCAGTCTCTGACTCAGGTGCAGCGCAACGAATGGCTGCACGATGCCGCTCATCCCGAAGATTGGCGTAGCTATGTGAGATTGCAGGACGCATCTGCCGACAACGACACGGAGTCTCCAGCCTGATGTCCTTCAACCACTACTACCAGAGTGAACTCACCGCCCTGCGCCAGCTCGGTAAACGCTTTTCCGAACGCAGCCCGGCGTTGGCGCCGTTTCTGGGCCAAGCGGGGCGTGACCCGGATGTCGAGCGGCTGCTGGAAGGTTTCGCCTTTCTCACGGGACGACTGCGGCAGAAGCTCGACGACGAGTTGCCGGAACTGACCCACTCGCTGATGCACCTGTTGTGGCCGAACTACATGCGCCCGCTGCCGGCGTTCAGCATGTTGCAATTCGACGCGGTCAGACGGCCAGGGCCAGCGCTCATCGTGCCGCGCAACACGCCGGTCGAATCGAAGCCGATCCAAGGCGTGACCTGTCGGTTTCGCACCGCCTACGCCACCGAGGTGCTGCCGCTGGCGCTCGACGGGCTGGATTATTCGGTCAAGGGGGGTGGCGCCCTGCTCAGCTTGCGCCTGCAGATGACGGCCGACGGTCATCTCGGCGAGTTGAACCTGAAGCAGCTGCGCCTTCATCTGGCAGGCGAGCGCTACATCAGCCAGATGCTCTACC comes from Stutzerimonas stutzeri and encodes:
- the tssA gene encoding type VI secretion system protein TssA → MTFSSKLAAQIMAVAKTPITATSFAGDDIRYAAEYEVLEQELAKAASLHAAGTVDWEAVREGSESLLITQTKDLRIAAWLTWGLYQRDSFLGLHAGLAMLGFLCRDHWEDIHPRKNRTRAAAISWLVPRMEQVLADHVPMGEQLPLFEQITLELRGLKASLAKHLGAQAPLLLPLCRRLEDMVKRAGAAHPQPGPVGAAIAQVKQAAAQVFTATTPVEHEKEAHKSLRSLQDQGRPLCSWWLKQKATDLKPLRLARTLLWLSIDSLPERNAEQITALRGVPADKLASYRERFAQGLYADLLADLEASITRAPFWLDGQRLAWECLSELDAEQAMREVEIQLALFLQRMPGLDELRFHDGVPFADAETRAWISARVMPHLQPAQPPSEALNNQGGTTPAWEEALQEVLPHLRKDGLKSAVQKLKLGLNQARGGRERFFWQLTLARLCFQAKKYDLAKTQLESLDQTLQASGLGDWEPDLALEVLRLLHSCCELLPQNHAVRESKDEIYRRLCHLDLEVVLD
- the tssB gene encoding type VI secretion system contractile sheath small subunit gives rise to the protein MAKEGSVAPKERINVTFKPATGGAQEELELPLKLMVLGDFTQRADDRKIEDRKPISIDKNSFDEVLAKQELNLTFSVPNRLQNQPTDEELGVQLNINSMKDFNPANLVDQVPELKKLMELRDALVALKGPLGNAPAFRKAIESVLADDDSRDRVLGELGLAAKEQLDA
- the tssC gene encoding type VI secretion system contractile sheath large subunit, with amino-acid sequence MSTSAAAVESGNNLAEIGILDRIIAETKLTPDDEAYDIAKRGVSAFIEELLKPQNEHEPVKKAMVDRMIAEIDAKLSRQMDEILHHQQFQALESSWRGLKLLVDRTNFRENIKLEVLNASKQDLLDDFEDSPEVVQSGLYKHIYTAEYGQFGGQPVGALIANYFFDPSAPDIKTMQYVASVASMSHAPFIAAAGPKFFGLESFTGLPDLKDLKDHFEGPQFAKWQSFREQEDARYVGLTVPRFLLRNPYDPEDNPVKSFVYKENVANSHEHYLWGNTAYTFASRLTDSFAKFRWCPNIIGPQSGGAVEDLPLHHFESMGEIETKIPTEVLVSDRREYELAEEGFIALTMRKGSDNAAFFSANSAQKPKFFGNSEEGKNAELNYKLGTQLPYLFIVNRLAHYLKVLQREQIGAWKERTDLELELNKWIRQYVADQENPSSEVRSRRPLRAAQVVVSDVDGEPGWYRVSLNVRPHFKYMGADFTLSLVGKLDKE
- the tssE gene encoding type VI secretion system baseplate subunit TssE; protein product: MAYGSLFERLGGDTDKRAGWSREVAAMASVAAHLAKMLSTRAGSVQTLPDYGLPDLNDMRLSLHDSLQQARIAIERFIEAFEPRLSQVRVISLPRDHDPLSLSFAIEGLLEVDGFRRHVSFSASLDGSGQVKVH
- a CDS encoding PAAR domain-containing protein; this encodes MSGKPAARLGDPTDCPKKGHGTNPIAAGSPDVLFDGMPAARMGDPTSCGSALVSATIPTVLINGKPATTVGTTGDHGNPVTAGSGTVVIGTSGGGAF